A window of Zingiber officinale cultivar Zhangliang chromosome 5A, Zo_v1.1, whole genome shotgun sequence contains these coding sequences:
- the LOC121979781 gene encoding phenylalanine ammonia-lyase 2-like: MSIMSDALSGSHLDEVKRMVEEFRRPLVRLEGAKLKVAAVAAEAREVRVELSEAAREGVRASSQWVLDSMAKGTDSYGVTTGFGATSHRITKEGGALQKELIRYVNSVHTANLF; encoded by the coding sequence ATGAGCATCATGTCAGACGCGCTTTCGGGGAGCCACCTCGACGAGGTGAAGCGGATGGTGGAGGAGTTCCGCCGGCCGCTAGTGAGGCTGGAGGGCGCGAAGCTGAAGGTCGCGGCGGTGGCGGCCGAGGCGAGGGAGGTGCGGGTGGAGCTGTCGGAGGCGGCGCGCGAAGGGGTGCGCGCCAGCAGCCAGTGGGTGCTGGACAGCATGGCCAAGGGAACAGACAGCTACGGCGTCACCACCGGATTCGGCGCCACCTCTCACCGGATAACCAAGGAGGGCGGCGCCCTGCAGAAGGAGCTCATCAGGTACGTGAACTCTGTTCACACTGCGAATCTCTTTTAA